A single window of Macaca mulatta isolate MMU2019108-1 chromosome 9, T2T-MMU8v2.0, whole genome shotgun sequence DNA harbors:
- the BBIP1 gene encoding BBSome-interacting protein 1 isoform X2 has translation MAELKSMFREVLPKQGPLFVEDITTMVLCKPKLLPLKSLTLEKLEKMHQAAQNTIHQQEMAEKDQRQITH, from the exons ATGGCAGAATTGAAGTCAATGTTCCGGGAAGTTCTTCCAAAACAAG GGCCATTGTTTGTGGAAGATATAACCACAATGGTGCTGTGTAAACCCAAACTTTTACCCTTAAAATCTCTGACTCTGGAAAAACTAGAGAAAATGCATCAAGCAGCACAGAATACAATTCACCAACAAGAAATGGCAGAAAAGGATCAACGGCAAATAACCCACTGA